A single window of Caldimicrobium thiodismutans DNA harbors:
- a CDS encoding HAD family hydrolase, which translates to MKDFLFFDLDGVLLDSMPYHAKAWILAFQEFGLEFTEEEIYLHEGAIELESAKTLFLNKGVEPTQAFFEKAFRLQKRIFKEKFSQKIKPFPEVPELLQELKREGRTLALVTSSSEEILREVFPENLKNYFEVILTGDKVEKRKPHPDPYLKAKDILRADVEKISVIENAPAGILSAKRAGLFCIAITTTLKPEHLSLADIVAKDHKELKNLLLNGQRQ; encoded by the coding sequence ATGAAAGACTTCTTATTCTTTGATCTTGATGGAGTCCTTCTTGATTCCATGCCCTATCACGCCAAGGCCTGGATTCTTGCCTTTCAGGAGTTTGGCCTTGAATTTACTGAAGAAGAGATATATCTCCATGAAGGAGCTATTGAGCTTGAAAGTGCAAAGACCCTCTTTTTAAATAAAGGGGTTGAGCCAACTCAAGCCTTTTTTGAAAAGGCCTTTAGATTACAAAAAAGGATTTTTAAAGAAAAATTTTCTCAAAAGATAAAACCCTTTCCCGAGGTTCCAGAGCTTCTTCAGGAACTCAAGAGAGAAGGACGAACCTTAGCTCTTGTTACCTCCTCCAGTGAAGAGATTCTGAGGGAGGTATTCCCTGAAAACCTAAAAAATTACTTTGAGGTAATCCTCACTGGAGATAAGGTTGAGAAAAGAAAGCCCCATCCTGATCCCTATTTAAAAGCAAAAGATATCCTTAGAGCTGATGTAGAAAAGATTTCAGTTATTGAAAATGCACCAGCTGGAATTCTCTCAGCTAAACGGGCTGGTCTTTTTTGTATTGCTATCACCACAACCCTAAAACCTGAACATCTCTCCCTTGCAGACATTGTGGCCAAAGATCATAAAGAGTTAAAGAACCTTCTTTTAAATGGCCAGAGACAATAA
- a CDS encoding DUF167 domain-containing protein yields MLLKVKVKPSSGRDEILVFKEPDYMEISLRAKPENNEANLALCKFLARVFEKSVDAIKIIQGKTSKRKVLSIEGLTEAELKERFSR; encoded by the coding sequence ATGCTTTTAAAGGTAAAAGTAAAGCCCTCTTCTGGGAGAGATGAAATTCTTGTATTTAAAGAACCTGATTATATGGAGATTTCTCTAAGGGCAAAACCAGAAAATAATGAGGCAAACTTAGCCCTTTGTAAATTTTTAGCAAGGGTTTTTGAAAAAAGCGTTGATGCTATTAAAATAATACAGGGAAAGACCTCAAAAAGAAAGGTCCTTTCAATAGAAGGATTGACAGAGGCTGAGCTTAAGGAAAGGTTTTCCAGATGA
- a CDS encoding YggT family protein, translated as MLDALFRALLQVVDLLLTIYVWLIIARAILSWVNPSPYHPVVRFLYKATEPVLRPIRRILPPIYGLDLSPILVIFLIYFIKELIFRFTFRF; from the coding sequence ATGTTAGATGCCCTTTTCAGAGCTCTTTTACAGGTTGTGGATTTACTTTTAACTATTTATGTATGGCTAATAATTGCCAGAGCTATTCTATCCTGGGTAAATCCATCTCCTTATCATCCTGTAGTAAGATTTCTTTACAAAGCTACAGAGCCTGTTTTAAGACCTATTAGAAGAATTCTTCCCCCAATTTATGGCCTTGATTTAAGCCCAATTTTAGTCATTTTTCTGATATATTTTATCAAAGAACTTATCTTTAGATTTACTTTCAGATTCTAA
- a CDS encoding molybdopterin-binding protein: protein MRYKSIPVEEAVGMVLPHDITEIVPGVFKGARFKKGHIVRIEDIPKLKDLGKNHLYVLELEEDELHEDEAALRLAKAVAGEGVEWSEEIREGKVNFKAVYEGLLKIETEALLRINLLGEISLSTKHTNLWVKKGEAIAGGRAIPLVVKKTLLEEVEKICSEYPTKVLRILPKKLEKAGLVITGSEVFYGRIEDAFAPKMLPKLEKFGLKIEGPLFAPDDKDFIKENLSNLLQRGCEVILITGGMSVDPDDLTKVAIRELDPEIYLYGTPVLPGNMFLYARLKSGQTLLGVPACAMFFKITILDLILPRVLAGETLTRLDIAKLGHGGYCYNCAECRYPVCPFGKIC from the coding sequence ATGAGATATAAAAGTATTCCTGTTGAGGAAGCAGTAGGTATGGTTCTTCCGCATGATATCACAGAAATTGTGCCAGGTGTATTTAAAGGAGCTCGTTTTAAAAAGGGCCACATTGTGAGAATTGAGGATATTCCTAAGCTTAAAGATTTAGGTAAAAACCACCTCTATGTCCTTGAACTTGAGGAAGATGAGTTGCATGAAGATGAGGCTGCCTTAAGGCTTGCAAAAGCAGTGGCAGGAGAGGGTGTAGAATGGTCTGAAGAAATAAGAGAGGGAAAAGTGAATTTTAAAGCGGTTTATGAAGGTCTTCTTAAGATTGAAACGGAGGCGTTATTAAGAATTAATCTTCTCGGAGAAATAAGTCTCTCCACCAAACACACCAATCTTTGGGTAAAAAAGGGAGAGGCCATTGCAGGGGGAAGAGCTATTCCTTTGGTGGTTAAAAAAACTCTCTTAGAAGAAGTAGAGAAAATCTGTAGTGAATATCCCACTAAGGTCTTAAGAATATTACCTAAAAAACTTGAAAAGGCAGGCCTTGTAATTACTGGATCTGAGGTTTTTTACGGCCGAATTGAGGATGCCTTTGCACCAAAAATGCTTCCCAAGCTTGAAAAATTTGGTCTAAAGATTGAAGGCCCCCTTTTTGCACCGGATGATAAAGATTTTATAAAAGAAAATCTAAGCAATCTTCTTCAAAGAGGGTGCGAGGTTATCCTTATAACTGGTGGTATGTCTGTTGATCCCGATGACCTTACCAAAGTAGCCATCCGTGAGCTTGATCCCGAGATTTATCTTTATGGAACCCCGGTTTTACCTGGCAATATGTTTCTTTATGCCCGCTTAAAAAGTGGACAAACTCTTCTGGGGGTCCCTGCTTGTGCCATGTTTTTTAAGATCACAATCCTTGACCTCATACTCCCCAGAGTGCTTGCAGGTGAGACCCTTACAAGACTTGATATTGCTAAACTCGGGCATGGTGGGTATTGCTATAATTGTGCTGAATGTAGATATCCCGTTTGCCCCTTTGGAAAAATATGTTAG
- a CDS encoding PhoH family protein, giving the protein MTAKLRSEVAEVTPQENLYTKELIFEDYPVVRSLYGERGSHFKILEDAFKVKLILKGNHIVISGEPEDLDLTEKTLEELYTLIKAGYTIYPADVEYASRILLENPKAHLKDIFLDTILITSGRKSVSPKGITQKNYVEAIRRSEIVFGIGPAGTGKTYLAVAMAVSFLMRGEVNRIILVRPAVEAGEKLGFLPGDLVEKVNPYLRPLYDALYDMLSFDRVVKLFQKGVIEVAPLAFMRGRTLNEAFIILDEAQNTTTEQMKMFLTRIGQGSRAVITGDVTQIDLPEPKKSGLLEAMELLEGIDGITFVYFTKKDVVRHPIVQKIIDAYERRDAK; this is encoded by the coding sequence ATGACAGCAAAATTAAGAAGTGAAGTTGCTGAGGTAACCCCTCAGGAAAATCTTTACACCAAGGAACTTATCTTTGAAGATTATCCAGTTGTGCGCTCTCTTTATGGTGAAAGGGGGAGTCATTTTAAAATTCTTGAGGATGCCTTTAAAGTAAAGTTAATCCTTAAAGGTAATCATATAGTTATCTCTGGAGAACCAGAGGATCTTGATCTTACGGAAAAGACCCTTGAGGAGCTTTATACCCTTATAAAAGCTGGTTATACCATTTATCCAGCAGATGTAGAATATGCTTCAAGGATCCTCCTTGAAAACCCTAAGGCCCACTTAAAGGATATCTTCTTAGATACCATTCTTATAACCTCTGGAAGAAAATCTGTCTCCCCTAAGGGGATAACCCAGAAAAATTATGTAGAGGCTATAAGGAGGTCAGAAATTGTTTTTGGAATTGGTCCTGCTGGAACAGGTAAAACCTATTTAGCTGTTGCTATGGCGGTTTCTTTCCTGATGAGAGGAGAGGTAAATAGGATCATTTTGGTAAGACCTGCTGTTGAGGCTGGAGAAAAGCTTGGATTTCTTCCTGGTGACCTTGTTGAAAAGGTTAATCCATACTTGAGACCCCTTTATGATGCCCTTTATGATATGCTTTCCTTTGATAGAGTAGTGAAGCTCTTTCAAAAGGGTGTGATTGAGGTTGCTCCCCTTGCCTTTATGCGCGGAAGAACCCTAAATGAGGCCTTTATTATCCTGGATGAAGCTCAAAATACTACAACAGAACAGATGAAGATGTTTTTAACTCGCATTGGCCAAGGCTCAAGAGCAGTTATAACTGGAGATGTGACCCAGATTGATTTGCCTGAGCCAAAGAAATCCGGCCTTCTTGAGGCCATGGAGCTCCTTGAGGGCATTGATGGGATAACCTTTGTTTATTTTACCAAAAAAGATGTAGTGAGACATCCTATTGTGCAAAAAATCATTGATGCCTATGAGAGGAGAGATGCTAAATGA